The genomic DNA GAAGGCCGGATAGTATGATGATTGCTTTAAACATGAGGATAAATCTGTTTCATCAGTGGCTGCAGTTTAGTGATGGCCGCCCTGCAACCTGAAAACTCCTCGCTTCCTGCAAACAGATGAAGTACAGCCCAAAAAAACAAAATATCTGATGCAGTAAATTCTCCATCGTCCGCTTCTACCAGCTTCCAGCGCAAAACGGTATCCCCCATACACTAACCACCCTTTTTAAACTTACTATATTTTACGTATAAAAAAAGAAATCAGTTCCAGTAAATTAGCATGGCAATAATTACCTCGCTGCATTTCTGGAAGTGAGCAACAAATATCATTTTCCGCTGAATAGCCAAAAGAAAGAACGGAAAAAGAATAAACGGATAAAGAAAGGGACTAATAAAGAAAAAGGAGGATAAGTGCTTATGAAGCCTATTCTAAAATGGCAGTACGACCAAATCATAAAAGAGCTGTTGCTGCTTCAGGAACATCAGACCGACCCTACCTGTCCCTGCCAATCGGACGGAGAAATGTGTGTGCGCAAGCATCTTATGACCTTGGAAGCATATGCGCAGGAGACCATACCCATGGAGGATAACGAAGAATTCAAAGACAAGCTGCAGATGCTTGCCGGCGAAGCTAAAGAATATCGCAAACAGGAAGAAGCAGCCCTGCGTGATGAGGATGTGCCTGTTTCCCTGGTAGAATGGACCAGAAACTGGCGCAAAGCATTTGAGGAACATAGCCTGGAACCCCAGGAAGAAGATGTGGCTCTAACAAATAAGAGTGATACAGAACAAGAGTAAAAAACCACGGGAGCTAATTTCCCGTGGTTCCTGTTTTTTTCTCCAGCTCTTCTAAAAGCGTCAGGTATTTCTGGATGGTTTTATTGTTTGTTGCTTCCTCTTCAAGCTTTTTGCATTCTTCATCCAACCGCTTTAAAGTAGCCGGGGTAAGGTTTTTTTCGGCATATACAAAGGCCACATTATCCTCTTTGTCGATATGACGGTGGAGCAGATGTGTATAGGAGATGGCATTGGCAATGATATCGAGCCTGGATTCATCATCGCCGTTTTGCACTCTTTGCACCGCCGCTTCCAGTTCCTGCATATGCAGCCGGCCCATGTCATGTTCAATATTCATGCCGAACTTAACCAGCTTTTCAGCCACCGTACCCAACTCTTCCATCATCATTTCGAAGAGCAACGTTTCTTCTTTGCCATGATGATGCTTATCCGCGTAGTTGCGCACAAAGTCAATGATTTTATAGAAGTCTTGATAGTCAACATCGTCTTCTTTTAGGACCTTGTAGCAGTACTTACGGATTACCGCCAACATTCTTTTAATGTTCTTATGCTCTTCTACCATTAACTCAATACAGTTCACCGGCACCATCCTTTCACTGCTTACTTGTGATTCTGTTTACACCATCCTGATCCTTTTCATAGGTAAAGTCAGCATTTAGCGTATTAACGAAAGCTGCAACCCAGGCTTCCCTGAGGGTATAGAAGTTTTGCACATCGCCGCCTGCCTGCCGCCAGTACTCTTCATGCAGGCATCTGGTGGTCCGCCATGAAAACTCATTGTCGGTACTGGTCAACACCTCATTTACCCGGTCACAGGGCATACCCTCCAATATGAAATCGTTTAAGGCATTAAAAACTTCCTCGGGAGAAGTAACATTTTGCCTGTATTCACGGGCCGCATCTTCTCCCTGGCGCTTAAAAATATCAATCAGCTCTGCCTGACTGAAAATATTTTCATCCAATAATCTGGTTACCAGTGCGGCCTGCCTTAATTCAGCGGCGGCAATCCGTCCCTGTAGCCAACCGTGAATATTGGAGGTGTCAATGATTTCTTCCAAAGGTTGATTCCCCGTGGGATGGCCATACTGAGCATAAATATGCTGCAGCCAATCCTCTACAGCAGGGCGTTTTTCTTTGGCCCGGGTAGCAATCTCCTGTTCAATATTTTCAAACCAAAGGATTTTATTGTAGAGCCAATAATGTATTTTTCCCAACGTCAAGCTCATCTTTTATCCTGCCTTATTCCAGATCTTTGTTTAACGCATCCAACAGTTCATCCAAACTGATACCATGGACCTGAGAAGCCTCTTCCAGGGTTTCTGCCTGAGCAGACGGGCAGCCCACACAGCCCATACCAAATTGCATTAGCGTTTTTGCCGCCTCAGGGTTAACTTTCAGCACCTCAGCGATGGTCATTTCTTTTTTAACTTTCATTTTTCTGCCTCCTTTTAGCTTTTTACACCTTAGTATTAATATCACAATTTTTGCCCGGGAAAATACCTTCGGGTTCATTATACAATCACTGCGCCATAAACTCTTTACAATAAAATTAAACCACGGTTGCCCGTGGTTTTAATTTTTTCGTTTAGTTTTCGCGTACAACCTGCTGTGCCCGGTCAAATTCTTCCAGTACCTCCGCTGCCGGTTCCTTATCCATCAAACTCACCACCACAATGGATATGGCAGAAAAGATAAATCCGGGGACAATCTCATACAGGGCTGAACCGGTGTACTGCCAGAGAATTACGGTAACGCCGCCCACAATCATACCCACCAGGGCGCCGTTTTTGGTCATCCTGCGCCAAAACAGTGAAAACAGAACAGCAGGGCCAAAGGAAGCACCAAAGCCGGCCCAGGCATAGGCCACCAGTTCCAACACCTGCCCGCCGCCAAAAGCCAGAACTAAAGCCAAAGCGGCAATAATCAGCACTGCAAACCGGCCTACCCAGATTAGTTCCTGTTGGGAAGCATCTCTTTTAAAGAAGGTGTGGTAGAAATCCTCCGTCAGCGCACTGGACGACACCAGAAGCTGTGAGTCAATGGTACTCATAATAGCTGCCAGCACTGCTGCCAACAATACTCCTGCAATCCAGGGATTAAAGACAAGCTGCACCACTTCCATAAAGACCCATTCCGGATCGGCCAGCGCATTGCCGGGGCCAAAAGCAGCAATCCCTACAAAGCCCGCCAGCACCGCACCATAGAGCGTAAACACAACCCAGATCATAGAAATCAGTCGTGATGTTTTAATGTCTTTTAATGATTTAATGGCCATAAAACGCACCAGGATATGGGGTTGTCCAAAATAACCCAAACCCCAGGCCATGGCTGAAATAATGCCTACTGCGGTCAGCGATCCCGCAGAACTCCATACACCCCCGCCTTCCGCTGCATATGTCACATCGGCAGCAACATCCAAAAGATCCGGATTGGCATTGTAAATTGTACTCAACACCGCATCCAGTCCACCTAAATGCCTCACGGTTAAAACAGGGGCAATAATCAGAGCAAAAAACATCAGGCCCCCCTGGAAGAAGTCACTCCAGCTAACAGCAAAGAATCCGCCCATAAAAGTATAAGCCACGATGACAAAAGCACCGATTAATAAAGCAGTGGTATAATCCATGCCAAAAGTTGCTTCAAAAAGCTTGCCGCCGGCTACCAGGCCGGAAGCGGTATAAAATAAAAAGAAAATCAGGATAAATAACGCAGAAATAATACGCAGCACATTGCTGGTGTCTTTAAAACGATGAGCAAAATATTCAGATAACGTGATTGAATCGCCGAAAACTTCCGTGTAGCAGCGCAACCGCTTGGCCACATACTGCCAGTTTAGCATGGTTCCTGTAGCCAGTCCGATGGAAATCCAGATACTCCATGTACCAAGGCCTGAGGCATAGGCGGCGCCGGGCAGGCCCAACAGCAGCCAGCCGCTCATATCGCTGGCCTGGGCAGACAGGGCCACAACCCATTTGTTTAATCCCCGACCGGCAATCATGTAGTCGGATAAGGTATGCGTCATACGATAAGTAATAATGCCAACAATAAGCATACCGGTTAAATAGAATAAGAACGTTACATATGTCGGGTTCACTGGGAGTCCCTCCCTTCTTTAATGTAGCTTAGGATTGCCCAGACAATCAGTAAGGGCATGGGAACCAGAAGCCAAAACCAGGTTGCAGGTGTTAGACTAATCTCCATAAGCAACCATCTCCCTTCTTTTTTTTATATTCGTCCCATACTGTTATAGGCTTCACATGGGAACACTAAGGTGTTTATTTAGACAAATATCATCTTTTCCCTTTAATTGCTCTGATTTTTATATTGAACTGCAAAGGGAACTGAGTAACCTCAGTTCCCTTTGCCTGGCTCGGCTATATCCGATGACTTATTTAGTTGATTCTGCTAAAATCCCGCTAAATATTTACCATACTCCAGAGGATTAATAAAAGCCCTTTTTATAACTTTTTCCCCGTAAACAGTATAGAGGGTATCCTTTCCCGGCTTGGCGTTACATTCAATAAACCAAATATTTAGTTCTTTGTCGAAGGCAAAGTCTATTCCGATTTCGCCAAAAGCACAGTATGCTTTTTCTATACCCTGAAAGCATGTGGTGAGAAAAGCTATGGTTTTTTTCAGCAACTCTTCTTTTTTGCTCTCATTAACCAGCAGAAGTTTTTCAGTGAGGAAATCATTCCATTTATAAGTTTTGGCACCCGTCCTGGTGTTTGTTATGGGATACCCCGCCCGGCTCATGCGTACAGGCAAAACGCCAATTTCCATCTCACCCCGGCCGTTTCTCTGTACCAAGGCCCGCAGGTCCACATTGCAATTTTCCACCTGCAATACTTCAATGGCAGCTTGAATTATTACCTTATTGCTACTCAATAAAGAGTTCAGGCCGTAGAGCAGGTTTTTGAAAGAATTATACGTCATGGTTACTAAATTATCTTTGTAGTAGCTCAATTCAAACATACCAAAGGCAAGCCTCTTTACCCGGAAAACGCCACGACCGTTATTGGAGGAACTTTCTTTAACATAAACAGCTGAATAAGCATCGAGCATTATGTGCAGGTCTTCTGGTGTTTCGTATAATTCGGTATGAGGTAAATAACGCGCTATCTCTTCCTGAACGGCAAGCTTATTATAAACATCCCATTTGTCAAAAAAGTACCTGGGATTAATGTTTATTGAATTGCTGTGGGTATTCAGGTGCTCCCGGATTTTATCGGATTTCAGCTTTTGTGATTTAAGTGCACCGCCGCCCCTGTCGTACAGTACATCAGGGTAAGGAAAATTCTTCTTCAACCACCTGCAGGTCTTTTTATCGTAGTAAGTGCCCCGGATATGCTTTTGTGCAAAGTCTACATCTTTTATTGAGAAAAAATAGAGAATGATTCTTGCTTCCTCATTAGCCCTCACCAACTCTGTCAGCCTAAAGATCGGGTCTTGCAAATTAGCTTTTCGTACCTGTCCAACGCTTGTAAAAACACCGATTACCGGTCCCAGGGACAATTTATTATTTTCTACAATCAGGTTGGTGGTAATTTGGTGGGAAAGACCACATTTTCCTGCCAGGTTCTTTGATATTGCTATGGTATTTGTTGTGCTATTTCTGTGGCAATTAATCTCCTGCTCAAAAATTCCTGCCTTTATAGACAAAGGATAATCATTTTTTAGTAAGTTATAAACTGTGTCTGGTACTGTAACAATTGTATCGTCGAGTCTATCTGTCACATAAATTGTCACCGTTTGGGGTTTAATGCTCACAAAGATATCCTCCATCCCTCTATTAACTGCATTACTAACTTCAATACTACTTTATTCCCACCAGTATAATTTAGTGATGAAACCTCTGGTATAGCAATCTAATTGCCAGGTTTTAACAAAGATTGACCCAGGCCTGAGGCTTGGGTCAATCTTTTTCGGGTCAAAAAATTTCCGGCACATCCCTGTAATGCTTTTTCAGAATGGACTGCAGTTTCTGCAGCTGTTTACGGTCTCCCTGTATTTTTACTTTTCCGGTCAGCAAAGCCACTGTCGGATTCATCTTTCCCTGCATTAAATCCCGGAAGTCTTTGACAGATATTTTTATAGTACAGGTAGCTGCAAAGGGTGTCCCCTCTGCCCACTTGCTTTTTCCTGCTGTGATTTTTAACTGGTAAGTTTCTGTCTGAGTATTTTTTAGTTCCAACTGAAATACGGCATTCATATCGGTCAAATCATCAGAAATTTCATCTAATATCTCCATTACCTGTGGCAGAAAATCAGTAACATCCACGTATAGCCCTCCCATTATAATTGGCTGCATCAATCTTTATATCTTATGTCCCCTGTGATATATTTGTTATTTTTTTGTTTCGTGATTCCAGACACGGAGCTTTTTTGCTTTCTGTGATAATAAACTCACAACAAACAATATATGCAAGGAGGATTTCAAAAATGAGTACCTGCCGTACTTGTGATGCTGCCAACGTCGCTCCTGGATGCAGGCAACAATGAACCCGCGGACGTGGGTCCGCGGGTTTCTGACTATCAGGAGGTGTCTCTAATCAGCTAACGGGTTAATTAACCATGTTTAACACTTTTTCTACAAACACCTGTACTACATCACTGTCTAACTGGGTCCCCGCTTTTGCTTTAAGCTCTGCTGCCGCATCCTCTGCCGGCACGGGCTTTTTATAATGCCCTTCCCCGGTCATGGCAGCAAAAGTATCGGCCACACCAAGTATTTTGGCTTCCAGAGGAATATCAGGCCCCTTGAGGCCTTTAGGATAACCGGAGCCGTCAACGCGTTCGTGATGGGCCAGAACAAAACCTGCAATATCGGCAGTTTCATTATACGAACTGAGAATTCGGTAACCTACTTCCGGATGACGCTTTATTTCACGCCATTCTTCTTCTGTTAACTCTCCCGACTTACTCAGAATACTGCCGGGAATTGAAATTTTCCCTACATCGTGCATGTAACCGGTGGTTTCCAGCTGTTTAATTTTTTCCTGAGAGAACCCCATGGCCTTTCCTGTAAGACTGCACAGCTGTGCAACTCTTTGCGCATGCAATTTCTCTCTGGGAGCTGCCACATGCAGCGTGTCCACAATCTTTGCGATAATCTCTCCCACAACTTTCTGACTTTCCAGTAATTTATTTTTGTACATATCGTCTTCGGCGCTTTTTAATATATCCAGAATGTCTGCTTCGGGAGTAACTTTACTATGAGAGCCGAAAGAAATGGACAGATTTATGGGAACCAGCTCAATCTGGTCCATGGCGTTTTTGATTCTTTTAATAATTCTCTTAGCGTCCTCCTGGCTGGCATTGGGCAGGAGGATAACAAATTCATCACCGCCCCAACGGGCAATTATATCATCGGCGCGGCAGGCTTCCTGCAGGATTGCTGCCGCCTGCTTTAATAAATCGTCTCCTATCAGATGGCCAAAAGCGTCATTAGTTAATTTTAAGCCGTTAACATCCCCCACAATAATTGTCAGGGGGTAATTACGCGGCGTATCCAACCGGTCCAGCTGTTCTTCAAAGAAACGGCGGTTATATAAACCGGTCAGACTGTCATGGTAGCTAAGATACGCAATTCTTTCCTGCTTTTGCTTCTCCTCTGAAAAATCCCTGAAAACCAGGATAACACCCAGAATATCGCCATCGTCGTTTCTGATGGGAGCAGCACTGTCTGCAATGTGGACTTCCCTGCCATCTTTGGTAATCAACATTGTTTCACTGTCAAGCTCACATATTTCACCCGACTGCAGCACGCATTGGACAGGATCTTCGCAGGCCTCCCGCGTAACGCCGTGGACAATATGAAAAACTTCCTGCAGGGGCCTGCCGCACGCGTCAGCCGCAGCCCAGCCGGTTAATTTTTCAGCCACAGTGTTTATGTCGGTTATTGCTCCGAATTTATCCGTGGTGATTACTGCGTCACCGATGGAGCGCAGCGTAACTCTCAGACGCTCCTTTTCCTCATAAATGGACTGTTCGGCACGCTTCAGGTTTGTAATGTCCTGAACCGTACCATAAGACCTAAGCGGCCTGCCCTGTAAATCATAATCTGTCCGTCCAATCTCATTAACCCACTTAACCCTGCCGTCAGGCATCAGTAAACGGTGGGTTATTTCATAAGGTGTCTTGTTCTTAACCGATTCCTTGTAGGCCTGATCCACCAGGTCCCGGTCATCAGGATGAATAAACTCCAAAAACGCTTCATAGGAAGCGGCAAAATTTTCAGGGTTGACCTCAAAAATTTTATATATTCCCTCTGACCAGGACAGATGGTCTGTAGCAAGATCCAAATCCCAACTGCCCATGCGCGCAATAGCATGGGCGTCCTTTAGGTTTTTCTCACTGCGGCGCAGTATTCTCTTTTTTTCCGAATAGTCGCGGGCAACCACAATATATTTCTTTTCATTTAACAGGCCCTGCCGGAACATTATCTCTGCCTCATACCACCATTGGGCCCCTGATAAAGGCAGTTTATATTCAACGCGTTGTTTTTGCCCGGAATCAAAAGCCCGGGCAAAGGCTTCAACAAATTCCGCCGCAAGTTCGCCATCAACTATCTCATGAATATTTTTGCCGATGATTTCTTCCCGGGGCATAAAAAGATAACAATCATCCGCGGCATAAATATTGATAAACTCATACTCCTCATTAAGCACAAAAATAACATCATTGAAAGCAGTATTTATGGTTTCCTGTTCCTCAAGCTTCTCCATCTCCGAGGTTATGTCTCTCACCTGGGTAAAAAAATAATATTTTTGCGGCGAGTAGGCCCGGATGTGAAACCAGCGGCTTAACGAAGGGCTATAGTATATATGTTCATCGGAGATTTGCTGCAGTGCAACCCTGGCAAAGAACGAAACCCAGTTAAAATCCTGAAAGTAACCGCCGGGCAGAACCTCTGTTGCCCTCCGGCCAATAACCTTATCTGCTTTCAGGTTAGTCAGGCTTTCATAAGCGGGATTTAAAGCTATAAACTCATAATCACAGGGCCGGTCGTTTTCATCACAAACCAGCTTCTGATAAGCAAAACCATCAGCAGAATATTCAACCATAGTTTTCCACAGCGCACTATCCATATATTTCACCCCGTAATAGTTATGCCTCTACTTTTCGCCCTCCTCCCCTGAAATAACCTTTATTGCCGACCAATATTAGTCAAATTGTAATATTTAATACAGTGCTCCCACCGGGCAGGCTTTTACACAGAGCAGGCATTCTTTGCAAGTAGAGTCGGCCAGTTTCCCTTCATAAAAGGTTGATATTCTTCTGTTTAGCCCGCGGTGGGCAAAGCCTATCGCCCCTGCTTCAATTTTTTTATCAGCAGCAATACATTTTCCGCACAAAACACATCTGCTGCTGTCGAAGGTAAGTTTTTCTGCGCTGTCGTCATAAATATATTCCCGCTCTAATTTATTCAGCCGGGGCAAGCCAAGCTTCAGACCCCGTTCCCCGGCAATTTTCTGCAAAGCACAACTCTTGTTTTTGGGGCAATTATCGCAATCAAGACGATGGTCGGAGAGTAGAAGTTCAAAAGCTGTTCTTACCAACCGGTCAACAGCCGGTGTCCGCGTACTAACCTTCATCCCATCACTGACGCGCACAGCACAGGCGGTCACCGGTTTTTTTCTGCCGTCCACCTCCACAAAGCAGAGCCGGCAGCATGCAGAAGGTCTCCCTTCCTCTTTTACTGCACAAAGGTGGGCAATATAAATATCATTTTCCAGAGCAATAAAAAGCAGTTTTTCACCCTCCGGGGCAGTGAGTTCACGCCCGTCGATATACAATGTGACTTTGTTCATTTTTTCTCACTTCCTTTCTCACCCGGCAGTACAGGTGGAGAAAGTTTTTCTACTGCATCATATTCCGGCGGACAAGCCTTCAGGCAGTTATCACACTTCACGCACTTATCCTGTGTAATGGCCTTAATACCGTCTTCTCTGGTGTATATCGCCTCTGTGGGACAGCTTCCCACACAAGCGCTGCACAACTTACTGCACTTTTGGGGGACTATGTAATAGGCAATTAAATCTTTACACATCCGGGCCGGACAGCGCCCTTCCTCAAGGTGCGCTTCATACTCATCCCTGAAATACCGCAGTGTGGTTAGCACCGGGTTAGGCGCGGTGCCGCCCAGATTACACAACGATCCGTCCCTCACATCCTCCGCCAGCTCTAAAAGCAGGTCAAGATCGGACAAACTCCCTTTGCCCTGGGTTATAGCTGTCAAAATATCTAGCATATGTTTAGTGCCCAGGCGGCAAAAAGTACATTTACCGCAGGACTCATGCTGGGTAAACTCCAGAAAGTAACGGGCAACCGTTACCATACAGTCGTTTTCATCGAGGACAACAATTCCTCCCGAACCCATAATTGCCCCGGCGTCATGCAGTGAATCAAAGTCAATGGGTATATCCAGAGCATCTTCGGGCAGGCACCCGCCGGAAGGGCCCCCGATTTGGACAGCTTTGAATTTTTTATCATTTGGTATCCCTTCGCCCACATCGTAAATTAAACGACGCAAGGTTGTACCCATGGGTACTTCCACAAGCCCGGAATTTTTTATTTTACCCACCAGGGCAAAAACCGCGGTGCCCGGGTTTTGTTCTGTACCTTTTTGCCTGAACCAGTGGGCGCCGTTTTTGACAATACCGGGTACATAAGCAAAAGTCTTAACGTTATTTAAAACAGTGGGTTTTCCATATAAACCGGAAACAGCCATGCGCG from Dethiobacter alkaliphilus AHT 1 includes the following:
- a CDS encoding YheC/YheD family endospore coat-associated protein yields the protein MSIKPQTVTIYVTDRLDDTIVTVPDTVYNLLKNDYPLSIKAGIFEQEINCHRNSTTNTIAISKNLAGKCGLSHQITTNLIVENNKLSLGPVIGVFTSVGQVRKANLQDPIFRLTELVRANEEARIILYFFSIKDVDFAQKHIRGTYYDKKTCRWLKKNFPYPDVLYDRGGGALKSQKLKSDKIREHLNTHSNSININPRYFFDKWDVYNKLAVQEEIARYLPHTELYETPEDLHIMLDAYSAVYVKESSSNNGRGVFRVKRLAFGMFELSYYKDNLVTMTYNSFKNLLYGLNSLLSSNKVIIQAAIEVLQVENCNVDLRALVQRNGRGEMEIGVLPVRMSRAGYPITNTRTGAKTYKWNDFLTEKLLLVNESKKEELLKKTIAFLTTCFQGIEKAYCAFGEIGIDFAFDKELNIWFIECNAKPGKDTLYTVYGEKVIKRAFINPLEYGKYLAGF
- a CDS encoding DUF1858 domain-containing protein, whose product is MKVKKEMTIAEVLKVNPEAAKTLMQFGMGCVGCPSAQAETLEEASQVHGISLDELLDALNKDLE
- a CDS encoding SCP2 sterol-binding domain-containing protein — protein: MDVTDFLPQVMEILDEISDDLTDMNAVFQLELKNTQTETYQLKITAGKSKWAEGTPFAATCTIKISVKDFRDLMQGKMNPTVALLTGKVKIQGDRKQLQKLQSILKKHYRDVPEIF
- a CDS encoding HD domain-containing phosphohydrolase, with translation MDSALWKTMVEYSADGFAYQKLVCDENDRPCDYEFIALNPAYESLTNLKADKVIGRRATEVLPGGYFQDFNWVSFFARVALQQISDEHIYYSPSLSRWFHIRAYSPQKYYFFTQVRDITSEMEKLEEQETINTAFNDVIFVLNEEYEFINIYAADDCYLFMPREEIIGKNIHEIVDGELAAEFVEAFARAFDSGQKQRVEYKLPLSGAQWWYEAEIMFRQGLLNEKKYIVVARDYSEKKRILRRSEKNLKDAHAIARMGSWDLDLATDHLSWSEGIYKIFEVNPENFAASYEAFLEFIHPDDRDLVDQAYKESVKNKTPYEITHRLLMPDGRVKWVNEIGRTDYDLQGRPLRSYGTVQDITNLKRAEQSIYEEKERLRVTLRSIGDAVITTDKFGAITDINTVAEKLTGWAAADACGRPLQEVFHIVHGVTREACEDPVQCVLQSGEICELDSETMLITKDGREVHIADSAAPIRNDDGDILGVILVFRDFSEEKQKQERIAYLSYHDSLTGLYNRRFFEEQLDRLDTPRNYPLTIIVGDVNGLKLTNDAFGHLIGDDLLKQAAAILQEACRADDIIARWGGDEFVILLPNASQEDAKRIIKRIKNAMDQIELVPINLSISFGSHSKVTPEADILDILKSAEDDMYKNKLLESQKVVGEIIAKIVDTLHVAAPREKLHAQRVAQLCSLTGKAMGFSQEKIKQLETTGYMHDVGKISIPGSILSKSGELTEEEWREIKRHPEVGYRILSSYNETADIAGFVLAHHERVDGSGYPKGLKGPDIPLEAKILGVADTFAAMTGEGHYKKPVPAEDAAAELKAKAGTQLDSDVVQVFVEKVLNMVN
- the putP gene encoding sodium/proline symporter PutP; translation: MNPTYVTFLFYLTGMLIVGIITYRMTHTLSDYMIAGRGLNKWVVALSAQASDMSGWLLLGLPGAAYASGLGTWSIWISIGLATGTMLNWQYVAKRLRCYTEVFGDSITLSEYFAHRFKDTSNVLRIISALFILIFFLFYTASGLVAGGKLFEATFGMDYTTALLIGAFVIVAYTFMGGFFAVSWSDFFQGGLMFFALIIAPVLTVRHLGGLDAVLSTIYNANPDLLDVAADVTYAAEGGGVWSSAGSLTAVGIISAMAWGLGYFGQPHILVRFMAIKSLKDIKTSRLISMIWVVFTLYGAVLAGFVGIAAFGPGNALADPEWVFMEVVQLVFNPWIAGVLLAAVLAAIMSTIDSQLLVSSSALTEDFYHTFFKRDASQQELIWVGRFAVLIIAALALVLAFGGGQVLELVAYAWAGFGASFGPAVLFSLFWRRMTKNGALVGMIVGGVTVILWQYTGSALYEIVPGFIFSAISIVVVSLMDKEPAAEVLEEFDRAQQVVREN
- a CDS encoding 2Fe-2S iron-sulfur cluster-binding protein — translated: MNKVTLYIDGRELTAPEGEKLLFIALENDIYIAHLCAVKEEGRPSACCRLCFVEVDGRKKPVTACAVRVSDGMKVSTRTPAVDRLVRTAFELLLSDHRLDCDNCPKNKSCALQKIAGERGLKLGLPRLNKLEREYIYDDSAEKLTFDSSRCVLCGKCIAADKKIEAGAIGFAHRGLNRRISTFYEGKLADSTCKECLLCVKACPVGALY
- a CDS encoding hemerythrin domain-containing protein — translated: MNCIELMVEEHKNIKRMLAVIRKYCYKVLKEDDVDYQDFYKIIDFVRNYADKHHHGKEETLLFEMMMEELGTVAEKLVKFGMNIEHDMGRLHMQELEAAVQRVQNGDDESRLDIIANAISYTHLLHRHIDKEDNVAFVYAEKNLTPATLKRLDEECKKLEEEATNNKTIQKYLTLLEELEKKTGTTGN